TGCTGATACTATGGATGAAAGGTGCTGGGTGGTGACTGCGTGCCGTTATTTCACTTAGTCAGGTGAAAGTATAGTGATCAGTATTATTTGCTGGCATGCAGTGTCCAGTGTAATTGGATGGAGGTATGCAGAAAATTGAAAGTTATCAACCGTGTCAGGGATGTAGCATAGCCTCATTGACCTCAGCACTTCATACGTCAGTCCATGATTTAGTGACATAGCTGTCCGTACACAATCCTTAGggaattattttttaatctttcatcCAACAGTAGGTTTTATCTCCTCTCATTACCTTTCTGCCACTGTTTGGGGAAAAATCAGGATTTGTGTTAACGTATCTAATGTGTCCTCTTGtgctctttctttgtctttctgtcttaaaGAGACGTGTCCCTGACAGGGATCAGCTCGCTGCCAACCACAGGTATGGATTCTCTCCGGGAGCTGAAGGCGCGTGACGCCTGGGCCCTCAAGAAACTGCCGCCTATCAAAACCTTCAAGCACCTCACCATTGCCAACCTCACCTACCCCAGCCACTGCTGCGGCTTCAAAAACCTCAAAAAGAAACGGGGGTGAGCTTTTGCCTCAATTCTTCATTCCGTCTCCGTTGAACGTACTTATGACAGCCAGGTAAGCGAGATAGAGGCATCACAGGAAGTGTGTCCAAACAGCGTCCCATAGAATGCTCCTGATGTCTGTGTAGTTCGTGTATTTGGACGATCTACCACAGTGAGTGAGGCAGCTGCACTTGCATGGTGTGGATCTTGGCAGGGATTGAATCAACTCTCGGACGTGTTTACCTATAGCCTCTTACAGTGCTGCCATAATTAGTGTCACTCATTGCTGTTATTGTAGGAAGACGGTTGAGCCAGACTAATAATGACTCTCAAAACAGGAAGCCCCTTTCTTCAACTGGATACATAAATGATTTGATAGTACACTTAGTGCTAGTGAGGACTGCAGCCAggtctatgttttgtttttttgtttatttttcgaTGCACTCAgtcttgtgtgtatttgtgtccatgtgtttttcagctttttggAGTACATCATCTGTAATCTGACTGCTTTTTACGACCAGCATCACAAGCGCTCTGTGGGGCCCCTCCGCATGCCTTCCCTCCAAGGGGATAGCGTGGTGGAACCAGTCCCAGACCTGGAGCCTAACGACGGAGGTCACAGAGAGTCCCAGCAAGACTGGAGGAGAGGTGACTTCCATGGCAGCCTCCACTACCACGCCTATTTTGGAGGCCAGCCAGACGAGGATGTGGGTTTTGGAGAGACCCTCAAGAACCCCCAAGAGGACACCAGCCAAGATTTTGACAGTCGTTACGATTATGTGGTGTgcgaggagggagaggaggtggcATGTGCACCAGTGCCCGATGAGTTCAATCCTTGTGAGGACATAATGGGTTTTGGCTTCTTGCGAGTGTCTGTGTGGTTTGTGAGTCTGCTGGCcattctgggaaatgtggtGGTGCTCCTGGTGCTGCTCACCAGCCACTACAAGCTCTCAGTCTCCCGCTTCCTCATGTGTCACCTGGCCTTTGCAGATCTGTGCATGGGGATTTATCTGCTGCTTATCGCCTCCGTAGACCTCCACACACGGGCCGAGTACTTCAACCATGCCATAGACTGGCAGACAGGGCCCGGTTGTGGACTTGCAGGGTTTTTTACAGTCTTTGCCAGTGAACTGTCTGTCTACACCTTGACAGTGATCACTCTGGAGAGGTGGTATGCTATCACCTTCGCCATGAGACTGGATCGCAAGCTGCGTCTGCACCATGCAGCAGCTGTGATGCTAGGTGGCTGGATTTTCTGCCTTGTCCTGGCGCTGCTTCCCCTGTTTGGGGTGAGCAGTTATCAGAAGGTCAGCATCTGTCTCCCAATGGACACCCAGTCCATTGTGGCTCAGGTCTACATCTTGTCAGTGCTGGTCCTCAACATTCTGGCCTTTCTCGTGATCTGTGCTTGCTACTTCAAGATCTACTGCTCAGTGCACAACCCTCACTACCGTTCTGGATCCAAGGATACCAACATTGCCAAGCGCATGGCCGTCCTCATTTTTACTGACTTCCTTTGCATGGCCCCCATTTCCTTCTACGCCATGTCAGCCGTGCTGGACCGGCCCCTCATCACTGTCTCCAACTCCAAGATTTTATTGGTGCTCTTCTACCCGCTGAATTCCTGTGCCAATCCATTCCTCTACGCCATCTTCACTAAAGCATTCAGGGGGGATGTGTTCATCCTCCTCAGCAAGGTGGGGCTATGTCAGCAGCGAGCACAGCTGTTCAGAGGTCAGACGGTCTCATCAAAAGGAAGCAGCGGGACTTCTCAGGTCCGCAGAGACAAGGATAAGATTAGGAAAGGAGGAAGCGGAGGCCGTGAAGAGGTGCCCATCCACCTGAAGAAGTGCTCCGGACATGCCTACCATCAAGCAGTCAGCCAGCAGACAAGCCctgaggagagccagagccTGAACACATGAGCCAAACACCAGCTTgaagtagtaaaaaaaaaaaaaaaagtaaaacaggtTCAGGTGGGAGAGGAGAGGCCTTGAAGTGTTTGTGGACAGATCTGTTTGGATATTTAACAGAAAGCTCCAGTATTCTGTATCTGCTTCAATTTTCAGGCCAagttcagctgttttcacaatTTCGGCTGTGATGATTTTATGGTTCCAGTTGTTGGAGAATATCAAGTGTCACTGAAATATGAGCTTGACTTCATCTCACTTATAGTCTTTTCTATTCTGATGGACTGGCTAGAACAGAGCAGGGATTACTGTAAGGAAAAAAAGTTAAGATAAAACTCCAACATATTCTAACTAtgcataaaatatatttttcagtaTCTTTAATTATACATTGAGTTTAATTCAAATTATCTGTGCACAGTCTGGCATTGGAGATACAAGGAAATATGACAGATTGTCCCACGCACTACATTTTCCAATGATAAGAAAATTTTAATGGCATAAACTATTTATACTTGGTTATTGTGTTCAAGGACAGCCTGCTGGCTCAGTGCCGTTCACAGTGGAAACTGTACACagtttatgaaaatataaaaacgCTGCATAAGAGTTCTTATCATCTTATCAATACTTCTGTATGTGATGTAAATACATGCTAGAGTTTAGTGATTTATTGATGAAAACAGGACACGCTGAGATTTGTATGCATTTTCGAAAATGTTTTCCTGAAACTGAAAAGTATAGTGCTTGACTGTGATGTTGGACAGTAGACAagagtgtttttacagtgaaagtgGATTCTGAACCTGTACCTTAATGTGGCTTATACCTGTGCCAAATTCATATTTCACTTTCTTAGTTAAAATGTGTGCCTACTTTTGTTCTTTATGAGTTTTGTTTTATACTGTTACCAAATATTGTTACTTTCACTCATTGCACATTAATCCACCAAAACACAGTTTGCACAGGTACCTCTTCATCTCCCAAGAGCATATGATCCAATTACAAAAGTAAACACAAGACATATTTTGATTATTAGCCATTTTCTACAAATTACAGACAGGTATGATAATCACAAATATATACTGTTAAAGCCGTGTCTCTCCTTTGGAATGCCATGGATGTTTTTCTAGCACGATCGTGATATTTTTCCATCCTCTTACGGAAACAAGTGACTTATACAATCAGCGGAGATAGCTTTGCCTTCGCCGGGAGAGCTTAAAGCAAATACAGCTGAGACATGTGTGAGCTGCAGCGCTGTAACTTGTGCGATATTGAGCTATTATGAGTTAAAGGACACCCTCTGCCAATGGCAGCTTAACATCTGGTTAGCATTTCATCTGCTgggtgacatttttttcaaggAAATATACAGATGAACAGGGGGGACTTTCCAGGAAAAAAGGATcatttcaggcttttttttaatttacttgcAAAGTTGTCTTGAAGGTATTTGACCAGACTGCTGGACAGTTTGTTTCAGAATGGAAAGTATAGTACAACGTTCCCAAATCTATAACTCTGCTGCATTCTTAAAGCATCAGTGAGCTTGAATTGGTTGAAACCTCAAAACTGGAAGGATTTCTACTTTTAAAGTTGAAAAAATTAAGAGTGGCATCTGCTCACTGTGTTCCAGACTTAACTTGCACTGTAAATTCCTAACAGACTAACAGGACATCATtttcagctgaatgttttccacagctttGCGTCCATCTCTTCCAGTCACCCATTAACAACAATCCAGTGCGGACCCTTCAAATGCTAAGCACACAGAGCCGGAGTATGATGTGCCTGGCTGCGTTTGTGAGGGCCTCCTCCCTTCCACTGCCAGTTAATGTTAACTCTCAGTTCATACTTGTTTCacgagtgtgtgcatgtcaagGCTGATAAAAATCAAAGTCGCTGCACAAATTGTGTGGGTGTCTGGGTGAACGCGAAGAGACCGGGGCGGTGGCGTATACCTGCGCCACCGCCCTTTGAATCCGAAGTGTTTTCTCAAAGCCATCAGGATTGTCGTACAGAATTTCACAGAGATTTGTGGATAGGTTCACAGCCCAACCGATAGGCATAAAAGGTCGAACAAACCGATCGAGACTTGGACTGGATTTATTTTGACATTCTTCTGCGAGCTGGTTCTCAGGCCTGCCTGATAATACCTCTCCCTGTATTTCAAATAAACCCATCTCTCTCCTAAGCGGGGCAGGACCCGGCGATGCACCTCACTAACACCAGATTAGGTTGCTAAACTCAAATACAGTGGGAGCGGAGTCATGAGAAGAAGTGAACAAAGAAACTGAAGCCTCGGTCACTCGGAGGAGGTGAAAGTCTTCAAGTATCCGTCCAGTTCTTGTTCCTGAGAACATGAAATCCCTGCATTTATGATGTCATTCCTCACGTTATTCCATGGACCAGCAGACATGGACGGTCCTCTTAAAGAGTCAAGTTCCTCTGTCTCACAGAAAACTCTTGAATGACTACTAGAGTGAACCATGAAGTTGTAGAGAGTGAAAACATTTGTCCCCGTGTGCAAGCGGTTTCACTCACCACTCCTTTCATATACTACATTTCACGTTGACGTGCATGATCCACATCCCTGTAGTAAATTAAGACTCCAAGTGTGTATTTTACCTATTAATGAATTTGGCAGTTGCAAAAGACTGTTTTTGCTACCTATCTAATTTTTGTTCAAAATCCTCTAATAGAAACCGAaagagggtttttttccccttctgcCAAAGATGGCTGGTCACATTCAGCCTCGACTCACACAGCTTGAACTCGTGTCAGACTCAAGTCACATTGGATGGTCTCAGACCATTCAACAAGCACTTTGGTCAAAGTATACAGACGCTCTTAGACTTCATTTGACAAAAATCAACAAAGACTTGCAACTTGACTTAAATACAACTTGTAACATCACCTGGACTCTTTGGCCTATGACTCGAAATGAGCCAAAGATGAAAAAGGACATTGTAAGACGGTGAAcagcaaatcacattttcttcacTAGGAATATAATTCAATCAGCAGCCTATAGGCTTTTCCACAGCAGACTTGTTACTTATAACATTAACAACACTAATCATTCATTGTCTTCAAGTTGGAAGGAGAGGTGTGTTTGCCAGTGCACACCAACAGATAAATAATGACTTCTTTAGGACTTGAAACCCAAAGTTTGGATATTGTCTTGACTTTGGCACTAAACCGAAGACTGCACAACAAAGACTAGAAGTTTTACTCGTGATTTGGGCTTTGTCCCACCCCACCTCTGCCTATCGGACACGCTGGATTCATTATAAAAGGCATGAGACAATGGAGAAAAACCAGCAAAGGAGGAATCTCCATTAGAAATGGACAGAGGCTCTTTGTCCCACAGAACTTCACATTTTCAGGGACTACAGTAAACTCAACATACCACAGCCAGCAGGCCTGGCTACTACATTGCTCTGAATCCAACAAACTCTATTTTGCCATGCAGCTGATTGGCAGTCATCGACAGTTAGCTGGTAAGCAGAGAAAGCTGTAGAGTctaagacagacagacatctcCAGGGCCTCATTATAAGTCTCATTTGCCAGCAGCTCAGCCTCTTATGTCTGAGTGCCCAGGAGAAGCAAGAGGGCCCACTCCATCAGGAGCAGCCAGGGATACATTCTTCCTCCACTAGGTCTGTTCAGGGCTGAATAAGTCTTTGTGAAGTGTGATATATTGTAGAAGTGACAGCCTGCCTCAAATCCATTTACAATCAAGGGCAAAAATCTCCATGTAGTTTCTGATTCGCCTATAATCCCAGACAGCACCACACCTTTATCTCATAATTACCCGCAAGGAAATACACAGGGATTGTATCAGTTTGGGTAGGAATTAGAGAAAAGGCAGGGAGAACGCCCATGCTGTGCAAACCCTGTCAGCCGTCCAGACGCTGGATTACAGCTAGAAAAGTGGAATTGAAGACAGGCTGGGGCAGATTCTGGCTCTCACACGCATGTCGGATCAGGAAGTGATCCCATTCAGAGTTACTGGTACTCCAGGGGGCACCTACGCTCTTGTCATGGGATAGGTGGACAGCTGTAACACCTGAACACAATGCGTTGAAAACTAGTTAGCAAGAAAGCAGAGGAATCAAAATGGTTTGCAGAGGTGACAGATCAACAGTTTAAATAAACAGCTAAATGTAAGAGATAACAGTTTAAACATTCAGCGAACAGTAATGAATAAAGTGAAGACTACTGGACTCAGCTTCTTTGTTTCGCCAAATACAGCTTAATGCACTGAAAGCACAACCTTCTGAGTTTTATTCCAAACttgatttaataaaaaagaaaaataattaaatgaataataacACATTTCCTTAATTATCAGCTAGAACACACACGTCTAAACAATTAGAATGCGGcgaatacatttttaatagaCATCCTTTTCAGAAACTCATCCGTCATTCGTGAATACCGGAACTGAAATAAAGTTCAACAGGCAGACACAACATCCAACAATATGGAGATTAACATGAAAGAAATAACTATGAGCTAgtatgatttaatttttttttttttatatatataaataaccATGGAGAGCTACTGGATGCTGTGATCTTGCAGGGTGATATATTTCCTGAAACAGTGCCACGGGCTAGAATCCTCTCCCTCAGCACATTTATATTTGTTATTTGCAGATGGTGATGGGCCAGTAACAGTGTCTTAAAGATGCTTTATTTTGTCCATAAAACAAAATAGATGCAATTCTTTTTTCAGTCAGtgggaaaaataacaaaaaattaactttatttCAGTTAAATCGTGTATGTCAAAAGTCTAAATAAATCTTTTAGTTCTACATCAGCTACCTTATCGGTGTTTCCTTGGTGTTTATGTGGTTTCTGTAAAAACATTCTACCTCACAGAGCTGGCCAACAACCAAATCGACACAACAGTCGAAAAACACatactttatttcaaattgCTGCAACAGGGgcactaaaaacaaactgcagagaaacacacggGCCCCCGAGTTAAACTCACTTTGATAGAAaatattctcattttaaaaatcatgaataaaatgaaagcacagGAGAACATATGGTGGACGAAATGATTTGGAACACAGCGTTACGTAGCTTTGTCCAGCCAACAGAAAAAAGGAACACTTATTAGATTATAAGAGCACAGTTTGGTGCGGCTTTCCAACCTTTTCAAAAAAATAGAACATTTCATGAACTTTCAGGAATAAattaaaaaaccaaaaaaaaaaacccaaaaaaaaaaaaaaaaccaggacACCGCCCTGCCccaccaaaaaaagaaagaaaaaagaaaaaaagaggaaaaactaatTTGAAACtctattttactgttttaactCTGACATTATGAGATTATGGGTgtgcaagaaaaataaactaacaaatttccagagaaaagcagtgacaacacacacaaaccatcatacacacactgaccactCACCACACGCCTGTCTTGTCAGTCACTGACTCTCACGCTCTCACActagcgcacacacacaccagcgcaaacacacactagAGCATGcgcaggcatgcacacacacacacacacagagacatacaacTGGACAGAACAGAGCACGCTGTGGTTACTGATTAACTTGACTGACTGATTTCACTACACATTGATAAACCGACAGTGCAAATTTTCAGACGGCTGCAGAGAACTAAAATAAGAGCAAAGAAGATACACCAACAGGACAAACTTCCAGACATTTTGTACAATTCTGAAATGAACTCAGTGTTGGATCTGTtcttccgttttttttttgttttttttttgttatgttagAGATAAAGATGGAATGAAGCTCCAGAGAAGCagatgaggaaaataaaagtatttttggATTCAGCACTCCctagaagattaaaaaaaaaaaaatcctttacgCAACTATTAGTAATTTTGAGATTAATGTAATTGTACCTTCTTTGCCTTAACCCTTCATCAAacatatatatctttttttttaaaaaatgtttaaaacaataATAGTTTGTTAACTACATAAAACACTCTGGAGCACCATTTTCATAAACATGAATTGAGACAGAATTACGATCCAAGAACAAAAATTAGAAGCCAAAAAGTTGATTCTGGCCGTTCTAAAGGCAGCAATCTTGACTGGTGGCACTAAGTTTGGACTTAAATGTATGTAGACACGAGTCAATCCAGTCAACCGACTACAGTGCATCATGAAGGTGTTTCTCATCTACGGGGTTATAAtgaatgacctctgacctcctgcGACAGGGCAGGTCATGTCACCCTGGTCCACTACACCTGTGCGATGTGAAATGCTTGCTTTCCAAAATATGTGAATTCTCTCAGGAAAAAAGTAGAGAAgcctggaagaggaagaaataaaaagaaacaatgctCTGTTCACAGGCTTTCCCTTCCCCTGTAGGTTTCTCATCCTGCAAGGCTAGTCGAGTATTTTTGACGACATCCAGGTTTTACAGTACCCTCACAGTCCTTTGGGTTTGTCAGAGTTCTCAAAGACTCAGAAGAAGTTTCCTGAAATGAATCCAGTCACAGGATATGGAAGGATATTAAAGTGTCTGTTAACTGGATAGAAGGAGTTACAGAGTTcctgctcctgtttttttttttctattttgtttctACTTCACCATTCGGCATCCCCAATGGCTTTGGAGAAGACATAGTCTCTCCCGTTCAGATTCATGATCCCGTCCTTCAGGTGGAATTTCCATTTATTCTTACTTCTGTGAATCTGGGGAGTGAAAGAAATGAATGTTGTGGGCGTCAAAGACAGATGGACGCTGTTTCAGCTTACGGCGGGTACAGGCTCTAAAGTCTTTAGCCCATGCACACTGAATGCTCAGTGGGACAGATGCACGGATATTAAGCAGCACTGATCTATAATTCTTTATTAGCGCTGAATTACCAAGGGACAAACCGTGTTGTAATAAACTTGATATTTGTGATCAAGGCCAAAAGTGCATCAAGCAAATGAAAGACCTAATATCCAATAGCAGACAGCGGCGTAACAAAGGACTGTAAATACCCATATGTTTCATTCATGGCAgtaaatttttaaatgttttactacAGTGAAGATACACTAATGTTTTAATTATGTCTTTTTGTGTAGCAAAACTGATATGCTGTGAATTTCATTCATATTTGCTCACACAAATATTTTACAAGTTGATAAGAAACAATACATGAGTTAAAAGGCAAAGCTGCCAAAAACCTGCATGCTCTAGTAAATATTCTGTATAAAGAGATGGAGGGGATTAGAAATATGGCACACAGGGTTTTTATCGAATCGAAGACTTCTTACCTTATCATACTGGCACACCACTACATTCTCTGTATCAAACAGCTCCTGGTCTTCTTCATCACTGACATCATCCTCACTGTTCAGTGGCTcctgacaaagaaagaaaaccaagaAGTTTAACAGAGTTCAATGTCCTAGAAACGGTGGAAAAGACTTTGAAATGGTGACTGGTCTATGTGATATTAAAACATATATGTGGTGACTTGACCTCCCTAGCTAATTCTGCTGAAgggaaaaaagataaatatcaCTGTATGACatacttttatttaatattttggttTTTGGCCCGTTTTTACTTGCTTTTTGTGAAGGTGTCACACTAAAAGAAATGCATGTGACAAATTCCAAGTCATGTATGAAGTGAATTATTTCAAAATACTTCaacaaaatataacaacatACACAACATGAAATCAGCTGccataaaacagtaaaactgattTTGGGTCAGGgttcagtttaatttttcaAAGACTTCCTCTTGtgcccacctcctccacctgcccGTCCTCTCCCCCATCCTTGTCCTTCTCCTCGTCGTCGTCTTCATcatactcctcctcctcctcatcctcgtcctcctctGAGGAGGTGTCTCCAGTTCCGTCCACCTGCAGCATCATGGGAGGCTGCTGTGCCTGAGGCTGGGGTTGAGCCTGGGGCTGGGCTTGCTGCTGGGCCTGGGGCTGTGCTGGGGCCTGTGGTGCAGCTGCACCCTGGGCCTGCTGAATCTGCTGGAcctgagctgctgttgctgcttgaCCAGGCTGCGGCGCCATAGCTGTTGCCTGCATCACCTGAGGGTTTAAAAGGAACCCAAGGTCAATATGATGCCGGACTAACTTTGACATGTAACTGTCATTAGTGTAATTCAATATCCAGACTTCAGATAACAGCATATATACAGAATtatatatttagaaaaataacTAAATGATGATTTATGCCAAGCTTCCTGTAGGTTTACCAACAGGCTTTGTCCATGATGACTACAGAAGAATAAATCTAACACACCCAAAGAACTTCCAAACCAGAATACACTTACATATCCATctataatatgaaaatattagAAGGctgtaaaacagcagcacagtgcaTTAGAGAAAAACATAACTGTGATGCAAAATTCCAGTTAAGAACAATATAATTGGTCGTGAAGGAATTGGAGAAGTGCTGACCTGTGTATTATTGCCTTGGACtttgtttgaagctaagacaaTCTGCTGCGGTTGGATGATGACTCCTGTTTGCTGGGGCAGGCCTCCCTGCAGAGGAGCCAGGACCTGGacacaaattaaacagaaagagtccacattttacagcagctatCAGATTGACCTAGTCTTGttctttgacttttcttgggGAAGTACATCTGAAAATACAATATTCAATGCTAAATCACAACTGACATATTATAATTTTCAAGCaattccactgttttgttgaaaaGCAGAGGAGTAAATGAAGTATTAAGCTTAAGAGCTGCAGCTTAACAGTTCCATTCAATCTAATGTGTCGTGGGCAGATTAATGAACTGATGAGGCACAGGATGACAATTATTATATACAGCAAGTTATTGACTGCCGCTAGTAAGACCACAGATAAGCAAGGTACATGCAACTGTGTGGCACTTCCAGCCCAGTTTCTTTTTTAGGATTTGTCCCCCTTTTACCAAAGTTAGATGTACCTAGCTGTGTGTTCAGGCATACCTGTTGTATGACCGGTGCCTGCACGCCACCAggctgcatctgctgctgcaggaggatcTGCTGCTGGGGCTGCTGGATGATGTACTGAGTCCCATTGGGGGCACGGACCACCTGCAGGATCTGACCTGAGAGACCACAAGACAGAACAGAGATGAGTGCGTCTGAGTGGATCTCTGGCAGCGGACACGGACATTTGGTGCAGTCAGCTAATTCACATTAGGAAAAGATTTAAGTAAATTatctgatatgatatgatataaaTTATTATGGTTGTTTCAGGGAAATAAAACCTGACACAGAGCATGATGTGCAGAAATGCCTATGTGAGTGTTTTACCTTGGTTGGTGATGATCTGTTGGTATGGGGTGACCCCTGTGGGCAAAGCAAGGGTTGCTGCGGCAGCTGCTGCACTCTAGAGGAGAAAacgagaacacacacacacgtgagaGGGACTGAAGTGAGGCAGTGAGGAAAACTCATTCACACATCAGCACTTGGCCCTGAAGCAAAATATGAATATGGCCTTAAGGTCTGGATTCAACTATGTGGAAATCAAGAGGGTTTAACTTTTAAAGTTGTCAATAGGTATTAAAAATACACACCAGGTAAACACATGCAGATATTTATGACCTTAGTGTGaagtacattttaatatttatgaaatACAGTGCAACCTCTTAAAAATTCAAGGGCtaatattcatatttacaaTCATGTGACAAAAGCTGCATTCGaatatttgttttcagtcattttatgtTTCGGTTTGACGGTGCAAGGTTAGAAACTGGCAAGTGAAGcttaaaaattgtgttttagaactgagagaaagaaaaaatacaaatacaaccCTTGACATTCACAGATGGCTTTCTGAACAGAGGCGTTATTGAGAGGAGGCAGTACAAAAAAGTAGTGAAGTGTTAACACACCactgtatgaaaataaaactgataaagGAAATGCTGTGTATGAGACACAATGGGAGCATGTAAGAGGATGTATTATTTCTGGCTTTACGTGCACTGTAATCCAAGCTACTGAACAACTCTCTGAAAGTCCTTCCTCTACTCTACCCGTTTTCTTCTGcccctccatctgtctgttaCGAGACCAGTCATCCTGCTCTAAGGAAAAGGCCTGCAGAGACACTTTAAGATCCTCTGCTGTCATCTTATTTTTGGCAGGCTACTCAGTGTATGAGTCGGGAAAACTTGTAATAATTTTGAACTTTTACATTTCTcttaataaaaatatatgaaactAACAGAGTGCTAATAAGTTTTTGAGCGCGAGTCCCACTGCAACAAAATAAGACTGGCAGGCATCAAATCTGGCATTATTTCACAGGCAAAATGTCAAATCTGTGAGCCAAAAGAAGCACTATGATTAACTTTTAtcaccacagtgtgtgtatgtagatCAGCTGAACCTACTGAACATTCTTGCAGTCTTGTTCACTGCCCATCAAAAACTTATCACCTGCAACTTGTCAACAAAGTCTTTTGCTGGTTTTGGATATAATCTTTGGTTTACTTCCACTGTTAGTATAACAGGTTTTACACTACTCTGAAGAACTTACTTTTTGTTTTAAGCACAATATAGTTTCGGGTTTTCGGGAGTACATAACCCCAAACTATAATTTTATGTTCAGTTTATATGCACATAATCTACTTACCATCCCTGTTGCACTCATGTGCTGTAGAATCTTGGAGTCCTGAACAATGACTTGCTGCTGGGGAGCTGTGGAGAGAAACATAAGTCATAACATGCCCCAAGATCTACTAATTATCATTTAATGTACTACTGGCTCGTAAAAATTATACATCGTAGAAGCACTTTTTATGTTGTATTTGACTTTCAGATCAGCGTTTTTGCAATGTGTAGAAATTTCCTTCACAGGAGTTAGTGGTACTAGTGGTAGTGCCAGTGCTGACCAAccttgctgctgctgggggGGCAGGA
This genomic stretch from Toxotes jaculatrix isolate fToxJac2 chromosome 19, fToxJac2.pri, whole genome shotgun sequence harbors:
- the tshr gene encoding thyrotropin receptor, which codes for MQVIACALFTLVALPISTVSEADSCPAVCECSEWRTHTISCFDIDILPRFPASTETLWLFETRLSSIPADVFANMVNISRIYISVDVKLQRLERHSFYSLRKITHIEIRNAKSLTYIDPEAFKNLPNLKYLGIFNTGLTVFPDLSNIHSNDMNFILEIVDHPYITEIPANAFCGITSDVLTVMLYGNGFREIQHHAFNGTKLDQVDLHRNKYLTKLDERAFAGTISGPMLLDVSLTGISSLPTTGMDSLRELKARDAWALKKLPPIKTFKHLTIANLTYPSHCCGFKNLKKKRGFLEYIICNLTAFYDQHHKRSVGPLRMPSLQGDSVVEPVPDLEPNDGGHRESQQDWRRGDFHGSLHYHAYFGGQPDEDVGFGETLKNPQEDTSQDFDSRYDYVVCEEGEEVACAPVPDEFNPCEDIMGFGFLRVSVWFVSLLAILGNVVVLLVLLTSHYKLSVSRFLMCHLAFADLCMGIYLLLIASVDLHTRAEYFNHAIDWQTGPGCGLAGFFTVFASELSVYTLTVITLERWYAITFAMRLDRKLRLHHAAAVMLGGWIFCLVLALLPLFGVSSYQKVSICLPMDTQSIVAQVYILSVLVLNILAFLVICACYFKIYCSVHNPHYRSGSKDTNIAKRMAVLIFTDFLCMAPISFYAMSAVLDRPLITVSNSKILLVLFYPLNSCANPFLYAIFTKAFRGDVFILLSKVGLCQQRAQLFRGQTVSSKGSSGTSQVRRDKDKIRKGGSGGREEVPIHLKKCSGHAYHQAVSQQTSPEESQSLNT
- the gtf2a1 gene encoding transcription initiation factor IIA subunit 1 isoform X1, producing MASSANSNPVPKLYKSVIEDVINEVRELFLDEGVDEQVLLELKTLWENKLLQSKAVEGFHTEEQAAMQAAQQQQQQQQQVQQVQQVQQVTQPAQAQQVILPPQQQQAPQQQVIVQDSKILQHMSATGMSAAAAAATLALPTGVTPYQQIITNQGQILQVVRAPNGTQYIIQQPQQQILLQQQMQPGGVQAPVIQQVLAPLQGGLPQQTGVIIQPQQIVLASNKVQGNNTQVMQATAMAPQPGQAATAAQVQQIQQAQGAAAPQAPAQPQAQQQAQPQAQPQPQAQQPPMMLQVDGTGDTSSEEDEDEEEEEYDEDDDEEKDKDGGEDGQVEEEPLNSEDDVSDEEDQELFDTENVVVCQYDKIHRSKNKWKFHLKDGIMNLNGRDYVFSKAIGDAEW
- the gtf2a1 gene encoding transcription initiation factor IIA subunit 1 isoform X2 translates to MQAAQQQQQQQQQVQQVQQVQQVTQPAQAQQVILPPQQQQAPQQQVIVQDSKILQHMSATGMSAAAAAATLALPTGVTPYQQIITNQGQILQVVRAPNGTQYIIQQPQQQILLQQQMQPGGVQAPVIQQVLAPLQGGLPQQTGVIIQPQQIVLASNKVQGNNTQVMQATAMAPQPGQAATAAQVQQIQQAQGAAAPQAPAQPQAQQQAQPQAQPQPQAQQPPMMLQVDGTGDTSSEEDEDEEEEEYDEDDDEEKDKDGGEDGQVEEEPLNSEDDVSDEEDQELFDTENVVVCQYDKIHRSKNKWKFHLKDGIMNLNGRDYVFSKAIGDAEW